In the genome of Pirellulales bacterium, one region contains:
- a CDS encoding RNA methyltransferase gives MPLLRIQSIDDPRLVHYRGLKQSNLTRYSGRFITEGDKPTRRLLASGLEVDSVLVADKHLPRIEPLVPPDVPLLVVPESMVEGIVGFDFHRGVLGCGRRPAPLSLGRFLLQHPGRVTMVVCAEVQGPDNLGVILRTSSALRVDGVMLGPKAGDPFMRRVVRVSMGTALALPIVESRNLLDDLRRMREVWGIELAAAVLDESAEPLDAAGRSERFALLLGNEGHGLADDVLAECQRRITIAMPPGVDSLNVAIAAGIFIYHFTRGERKQDER, from the coding sequence ATGCCGCTGCTGCGAATCCAATCGATCGACGATCCTCGGCTGGTTCATTATCGCGGCTTGAAACAGTCGAACTTGACGCGGTATTCCGGTCGGTTCATCACCGAAGGAGACAAGCCGACGCGGCGGTTGCTGGCCAGCGGGCTGGAAGTCGATTCGGTACTCGTCGCCGACAAGCACTTGCCGCGGATCGAACCACTCGTGCCGCCGGACGTTCCGCTGCTTGTGGTGCCCGAGTCGATGGTGGAAGGAATCGTCGGATTCGACTTTCACCGCGGCGTGCTGGGTTGCGGCCGGCGGCCGGCACCGCTTTCGCTGGGCCGATTTCTGCTGCAACATCCGGGCCGCGTGACGATGGTTGTCTGCGCCGAAGTGCAAGGGCCGGATAATCTGGGAGTCATCCTGCGCACGTCGAGCGCCCTGCGGGTCGATGGCGTGATGCTAGGCCCGAAGGCAGGCGATCCGTTCATGCGCCGCGTCGTCCGCGTGTCGATGGGCACGGCATTGGCGCTGCCGATCGTCGAATCGCGAAACTTGCTGGACGATTTGCGGCGGATGCGAGAGGTGTGGGGCATCGAACTGGCGGCGGCAGTGCTGGACGAGTCGGCCGAACCGCTCGACGCAGCCGGGCGCAGCGAGCGCTTTGCCCTGCTGCTGGGCAACGAGGGGCACGGGCTTGCCGACGACGTGCTTGCCGAGTGTCAGCGCCGCATCACGATTGCCATGCCGCCGGGGGTCGATTCGCTCAATGTCGCGATTGCCGCGGGAATATTCATCTATCATTTCACGCGGGGCGAACGTAAACAGGACGAGCGATGA
- a CDS encoding TIGR03067 domain-containing protein produces MNICIALIAAVGFLAGTKVPENSVMKGADAFQGTWKLTAGEVDGTALTPEQLKVGKLVIQGNRFSVTLPEKGTATGTQKINATKSPKTIDVVDASGPNAGKKCLGIYEIKGDELRVCFAAAGKARPTEFASKPSGAQWVHVWTRVKSE; encoded by the coding sequence ATGAACATTTGTATTGCATTGATCGCGGCCGTGGGATTCTTGGCGGGCACGAAGGTGCCGGAGAATTCCGTCATGAAAGGGGCCGATGCGTTTCAGGGCACTTGGAAGCTGACGGCCGGCGAGGTGGACGGAACGGCGTTGACGCCCGAGCAACTCAAGGTCGGCAAACTCGTCATTCAAGGCAATCGGTTCTCGGTCACGCTGCCGGAAAAGGGAACGGCGACCGGGACGCAAAAAATCAACGCGACCAAGTCGCCCAAAACAATCGACGTCGTGGATGCAAGCGGCCCCAACGCCGGCAAGAAATGCCTGGGCATTTACGAAATCAAGGGAGACGAGCTTCGCGTCTGCTTTGCTGCCGCCGGAAAAGCTCGGCCGACGGAGTTTGCCTCGAAACCCAGCGGCGCGCAATGGGTGCATGTCTGGACGCGCGTGAAGTCGGAATAG